Proteins encoded by one window of Salvia splendens isolate huo1 chromosome 7, SspV2, whole genome shotgun sequence:
- the LOC121742570 gene encoding uncharacterized protein LOC121742570 isoform X3: MNSLSATGFSPNYPLIHCINRRRFCSRMPAVFSSLKSSTTPVDELIGDDVLQAFFRERKSDGDIIARICDELWLRGANANYRNFEEVSDDENFNAQQAFEEGSEGGFLKLKKTSEWLMGDTDSAPMNKKMTMKEVADESERRKRLNFLRYEALKRELLLLTMAIGTACSGYCLVTLSVQAAVSYATGVLFSCLYFQLLCKQADNISREMVPEIFRTKKAKKIGIRSEDLQDSLEKTLKGAGLALSSPRLVIPAAIYGLWELSQHFTHDIFDFQLVPAMVGLFAYKAAALVQVYRDNEDLQFIFPDSADGSSD; this comes from the exons ATGAATTCTCTCTCAGCTACTGGATTTTCCCCAAATTATCCACTCATTCACTGCATTAATCGTCGTCGATTCTGCTCCAGGATGCCAGCCGTCTTCTCCAGCCTCAAATCTTCGACTACTCCCG TGGATGAATTGATTGGAGATGATGTCTTGCAAGCTTTCTTCAGAGAGAGGAAATCCGATGGCGATATTATTGCGAGAATTTGCGATGAACTTTGGCTAAGGGGTGCCAATGCAAATTATAGAAATTTTGAGGAGGTTTCTGATGATGAGAACTTCAATGCGCAACAGGCTTTCGAAGAG GGAAGTGAAGGTGGGTTCCTGAAATTGAAGAAAACTAGTGAATGGCTGATGGGAGACACTGACTCGGCGCCAATGAATAAGAAAATGACCATGAAG GAGGTAGCAGACGAGAGTGAGAGAAGGAAAAGATTGAATTTCCTCAGATATGAAGCT CTGAAGAGGGAGCTGCTTCTTTTGACTATGGCCATTGGAACTGCCTGTAGTGGATACTGTCTCGTAACTTTATCAGTCCAG GCGGCTGTGAGCTATGCAACGGGAGTTCTTTTCAG TTGCTTGTATTTTCAACTACTATGCAAACAGGCGGACAACATATCACGAGAAATGGTTCCAGAAATTTTCAGAACAAAGAAGGCCAAAAA AATTGGAATAAGAAGCGAGGATCTGCAGGATTCGCTGGAGAAAACTCTGAAGGGTGCTGGTCTTGCTCTTTCATCTCCAAGGCTCGTTATCCCTGCTGCAATATACGGCCTGTGGGAACTGTCACAGCATTTCACCCACGACATTTTTGATTTTCAG CTCGTGCCAGCTATGGTCGGGCTGTTTGCATATAAGGCTGCTGCACTGGTGCAAGTCTATCGAGACAATGAAGACCTTCAGTTTATCTTTCCCGACAGTGCAGATGGATCAAGTGACTGA
- the LOC121742570 gene encoding uncharacterized protein LOC121742570 isoform X2 has product MNSLSATGFSPNYPLIHCINRRRFCSRMPAVFSSLKSSTTPEVDELIGDDVLQAFFRERKSDGDIIARICDELWLRGANANYRNFEEVSDDENFNAQQAFEEGSEGGFLKLKKTSEWLMGDTDSAPMNKKMTMKEVADESERRKRLNFLRYEALKRELLLLTMAIGTACSGYCLVTLSVQAAVSYATGVLFSCLYFQLLCKQADNISREMVPEIFRTKKAKKIGIRSEDLQDSLEKTLKGAGLALSSPRLVIPAAIYGLWELSQHFTHDIFDFQLVPAMVGLFAYKAAALVQVYRDNEDLQFIFPDSADGSSD; this is encoded by the exons ATGAATTCTCTCTCAGCTACTGGATTTTCCCCAAATTATCCACTCATTCACTGCATTAATCGTCGTCGATTCTGCTCCAGGATGCCAGCCGTCTTCTCCAGCCTCAAATCTTCGACTACTCCCG AAGTGGATGAATTGATTGGAGATGATGTCTTGCAAGCTTTCTTCAGAGAGAGGAAATCCGATGGCGATATTATTGCGAGAATTTGCGATGAACTTTGGCTAAGGGGTGCCAATGCAAATTATAGAAATTTTGAGGAGGTTTCTGATGATGAGAACTTCAATGCGCAACAGGCTTTCGAAGAG GGAAGTGAAGGTGGGTTCCTGAAATTGAAGAAAACTAGTGAATGGCTGATGGGAGACACTGACTCGGCGCCAATGAATAAGAAAATGACCATGAAG GAGGTAGCAGACGAGAGTGAGAGAAGGAAAAGATTGAATTTCCTCAGATATGAAGCT CTGAAGAGGGAGCTGCTTCTTTTGACTATGGCCATTGGAACTGCCTGTAGTGGATACTGTCTCGTAACTTTATCAGTCCAG GCGGCTGTGAGCTATGCAACGGGAGTTCTTTTCAG TTGCTTGTATTTTCAACTACTATGCAAACAGGCGGACAACATATCACGAGAAATGGTTCCAGAAATTTTCAGAACAAAGAAGGCCAAAAA AATTGGAATAAGAAGCGAGGATCTGCAGGATTCGCTGGAGAAAACTCTGAAGGGTGCTGGTCTTGCTCTTTCATCTCCAAGGCTCGTTATCCCTGCTGCAATATACGGCCTGTGGGAACTGTCACAGCATTTCACCCACGACATTTTTGATTTTCAG CTCGTGCCAGCTATGGTCGGGCTGTTTGCATATAAGGCTGCTGCACTGGTGCAAGTCTATCGAGACAATGAAGACCTTCAGTTTATCTTTCCCGACAGTGCAGATGGATCAAGTGACTGA
- the LOC121742570 gene encoding uncharacterized protein LOC121742570 isoform X1 gives MNSLSATGFSPNYPLIHCINRRRFCSRMPAVFSSLKSSTTPVEVDELIGDDVLQAFFRERKSDGDIIARICDELWLRGANANYRNFEEVSDDENFNAQQAFEEGSEGGFLKLKKTSEWLMGDTDSAPMNKKMTMKEVADESERRKRLNFLRYEALKRELLLLTMAIGTACSGYCLVTLSVQAAVSYATGVLFSCLYFQLLCKQADNISREMVPEIFRTKKAKKIGIRSEDLQDSLEKTLKGAGLALSSPRLVIPAAIYGLWELSQHFTHDIFDFQLVPAMVGLFAYKAAALVQVYRDNEDLQFIFPDSADGSSD, from the exons ATGAATTCTCTCTCAGCTACTGGATTTTCCCCAAATTATCCACTCATTCACTGCATTAATCGTCGTCGATTCTGCTCCAGGATGCCAGCCGTCTTCTCCAGCCTCAAATCTTCGACTACTCCCG TAGAAGTGGATGAATTGATTGGAGATGATGTCTTGCAAGCTTTCTTCAGAGAGAGGAAATCCGATGGCGATATTATTGCGAGAATTTGCGATGAACTTTGGCTAAGGGGTGCCAATGCAAATTATAGAAATTTTGAGGAGGTTTCTGATGATGAGAACTTCAATGCGCAACAGGCTTTCGAAGAG GGAAGTGAAGGTGGGTTCCTGAAATTGAAGAAAACTAGTGAATGGCTGATGGGAGACACTGACTCGGCGCCAATGAATAAGAAAATGACCATGAAG GAGGTAGCAGACGAGAGTGAGAGAAGGAAAAGATTGAATTTCCTCAGATATGAAGCT CTGAAGAGGGAGCTGCTTCTTTTGACTATGGCCATTGGAACTGCCTGTAGTGGATACTGTCTCGTAACTTTATCAGTCCAG GCGGCTGTGAGCTATGCAACGGGAGTTCTTTTCAG TTGCTTGTATTTTCAACTACTATGCAAACAGGCGGACAACATATCACGAGAAATGGTTCCAGAAATTTTCAGAACAAAGAAGGCCAAAAA AATTGGAATAAGAAGCGAGGATCTGCAGGATTCGCTGGAGAAAACTCTGAAGGGTGCTGGTCTTGCTCTTTCATCTCCAAGGCTCGTTATCCCTGCTGCAATATACGGCCTGTGGGAACTGTCACAGCATTTCACCCACGACATTTTTGATTTTCAG CTCGTGCCAGCTATGGTCGGGCTGTTTGCATATAAGGCTGCTGCACTGGTGCAAGTCTATCGAGACAATGAAGACCTTCAGTTTATCTTTCCCGACAGTGCAGATGGATCAAGTGACTGA
- the LOC121741585 gene encoding nicalin-1-like, whose translation MVKSQSSALVEPVYSSAIALLIIVMACAELCDAVAVVDVYRLVQYDLAGVPFGSRLAALNHHAASSLFSSSAAAGAAADLSRTVLILPVRDLNLTFIREYIEEKKPLGGLLLLLPQVFNPQNLGGKDEAGHAPAVGIKEVLLDLERLLIHANIPYPVYFGFEDDHVNAVLADVKKNDATGQLATATTGGYKLVVAAPEPKKIVSPTVSNIQGWLPGLRADGDSNQLPTIAVVASYDTFGAAPGLSVGSDSNGSGVVALLEIARLFSILYSNPKTRGRYNLLFALTSGGPYNYNGTHKWLHGLDQRLRETIDYSICLNSIGSIHNELYLHVSKPPENAYIKQIFEGFSSVSEELGIKVGLKHKKINISNPRVAWEHEQFSRLRVTAATLSELSVAPDFLESVGGLSDSRNSVDEDSITRSAKLVAESLARHIYGQEGKNIDVFADDSSLSVNPSYIRSWLQYLSTTPRVAPFLSKNDPLIMALKKELEDHTADVRVQHEVLDGMFTFYDSTSGRLHIYQVASVTFDLLLLLVLGSYLITLFSFLVITTRGLDDLISLFRRPTSHKVKSV comes from the exons ATGGTGAAATCTCAGTCGTCGGCGTTGGTGGAGCCGGTGTACTCGTCGGCAATTGCGCTGCTGATTATAGTCATGGCGTGCGCCGAGCTTTGTGACGCCGTCGCCGTCGTAGACGTCTACCGCCTCGTGCAGTACGATCTGGCCGGCGTGCCGTTTGGATCCAGACTAGCCGCTCTCAACCACCACGCCGcgtcttctctcttctcttcctCCGCCGCAGCTGGCGCAGCTGCCGATCTCTCGCGCACCGTCCTAATACTCCCCGTCCGCGATTTGAATCTCACTTTCATCAGAG AATATATTGAGGAGAAGAAGCCATTAGGTGGTTTATTGCTTCTACTCCCCCAGGTTTTCAATCCACAGAACTTAGGTGGCAAGGATGAAGCAGGTCATGCTCCTGCGGTAGGCATCAAGGAAGTGTTGCTTGATCTGGAACGGTTGCTTATACATGCAAACATCCCT TATCCTGTGTACTTCGGTTTTGAGGATGACCATGTCAATGCTGTCCTAGCTGATGTCAAGAAGAATGATGCTACTGGTCAGCTGGCGACTGCCACAACTGGCGG ATACAAGCTTGTTGTTGCTGCACCTGAACCTAAGAAAATTGTGTCTCCAACTGTATCAAATATCCAG GGTTGGCTGCCAGGATTGAGAGCTGATGGAGATTCAAATCAACTTCCTACCATAGCTGTAGTGGCATCATACGATACATTTGGGGCCGCACCG GGATTATCCGTAGGAAGTGACAGCAATGGAAGTGGTGTTGTAGCACTCCTAGAAATAGCTAGATTGTTCTCAATTTTATATTCAAATCCTAAGACAAGAGGAAGGTATAATTTACTCTTTGCACTGACATCTGGAGGGCCTTATAACTACAATGGGACTCATAAG TGGCTCCATGGGTTGGATCAACGCTTGCGTGAGACAATTGATTATTCTATTTGCTTGAATAGCATTGGTTCTATCCACAATGAGTTATATCTCCATGTGTCTAAGCCTCCAGAGAATGCCTACATTAAACAAATATTTGAG GGTTTCTCTAGTGTGTCTGAAGAACTTGGGATTAAAGTTGGGCTGAAGCACAAGAAGATTAACATTTCTAATCCTCGG GTTGCATGGGAGCATGAACAATTTTCGAGGCTGAGAGTTACTGCAGCTACACTGTCTGAGCTTTCTGTTGCACCTGATTTTCTAGAAAGTGTTGGAGGTCTGTCAGATAGCAG GAATTCTGTTGATGAAGATTCAATAACCAGAAGTGCAAAATTAGTTGCTGAAAGTCTTGCA AGGCATATTTATGGCCAGGAGGGCAAAAACATTGATGTATTTGCAGATGATAGTAGTTTATCAGTAAATCCTTCTTACATACGTTCATGGTTACAATATTTGTCAACAACACCTCGAGTGGCTCCATTTCTTTCCAAGAATGATCCTCTTATCATGGCACTGAAAAAG GAATTGGAAGATCACACTGCTGACGTGAGAGTGCAACATGAAGTACTTGATGGGATGTTTACTTTTTACGACTCAACAAGCGGCAGATTACACATCTATCAG GTTGCCAGTGTGACATTCGATTTACTTCTGCTGCTGGTTCTCGGGTCTTACCTGATTACTCTATTCAGTTTTTTGGTTATAACTACAAGG GGTCTTGATGATCTGATCAGTCTATTCCGTCGCCCCACCTCCCACAAAGTCAAGTCAGTTTAA
- the LOC121741586 gene encoding mRNA-decapping enzyme-like protein, with protein MSQNGKLMPNLDEKTTKVLNLTVLQRIDPFVEEILITAAHVTFYEFNIDTSQWSRKDVEGSLFVVKRNTQPRFQFIVMNRRNTDNLVENLLGDFEYEVQVPYLLYRNASQEVNGIWFYNARECEEVANLFSRILNAYSKVPTKSKVSSVKSEFEELEAVPTLAVMDGPLEPTSSIANATEVSEDPSFTNFFSNTMNIGSAPNTAISGQPFNPSATVIPTSHPQNVTLPTLATAQPPSNLSASTPIMSILENTERTTSQRSADLVKPSTFFGPPPSSSGLVIPPVSSSVPTAPPLNPQGNLQRPYGAPLLQPFPPPTPPQSLTPTAPTPNYGPVISREKVRDALQLLVQDNQFIDLVYRAMLSSHQQS; from the exons ATGTCGCAGAATGGCAAACTGATGCCCAATCTCGACGAGAAGACCACCAAAGTCCTCAATCTGACGGTGCTGCAGCGGATCGATCCGTTCGTGGAGGAGATTCTCATCACCGCCGCACACGTCACCTTCTACGAATTCAACATCGACACTAGCCAATGG agtcggaaggatgtggagggTTCGCTTTTTGTCGTGAAGAG GAATACCCAGCCTAGGTTCCAGTTCATAGTAATGAACCGTCGAAATACTG ATAATCTGGTGGAGAATCTCTTGGGAGATTTTGAGTATGAAGTCCAGGTTCCATATCTTCTATATCGAAATGCTTCACAAGAAGTAAATGGAATCTGGTTTTACAATGCACGCGAATGTGAAGAGGTTGCAAATCTGTTTAGCAG GATACTTAATGCATATTCGAAGGTGCCTACAAAGTCCAAAGTATCTTCTGTGAAAAG TGAATTTGAAGAACTAGAAGCAGTTCCAACACTGGCAGTAATGGATGGTCCCTTGGAGCCAACATCTTCCATTGCTAATGCAACAGAGGTTTCCGAGGATCCTTCTTTTACAAACTTCTTCAGT AACACTATGAACATAGGATCTGCTCCAAATACAGCAATTTCAGGACAGCCTTTCAACCCTTCAGCAACTGTTATTCCTACATCCCATCCACAGAATGTTACTCTGCCCACTTTGGCAACTGCTCAGCCACCATCTAATTTATCTGCTTCTACCCCTATAATGTCTATTCTTGAAAATACGGAACGCACCACATCACAACGCTCAGCTGATCTGGTGAAACCATCAACCTTTTTCGGCCCTCCCCCTTCCTCTTCTGGACTGGTAATACCTCCCGTATCATCATCAGTGCCAACTGCACCTCCATTGAATCCTCAAGGAAATCTACAGAGACCTTATGGTGCGCCATTACTCCAGCCATTTCCACCACCAACACCCCCACAATCACTCACTCCAACTGCTCCTACACCAAATTACGGGCCAGTTATCAGCAGAGAAAAGGTTCGGGATGCACTTCAATTGCTTGTTCAG GACAATCAATTCATCGACTTGGTTTACAGAGCGATGCTTAGTTCACACCAACAGTCATGA
- the LOC121741884 gene encoding OVARIAN TUMOR DOMAIN-containing deubiquitinating enzyme 6-like encodes MTRIVVQRGSSGSSSSSSSSSSSSSSSSSSSSNQNRSSTSPPSPLSSLAPLQSQASPQSQATGTSSQSQATVKDENLVEVQDQNVLDDLSDHCAVSDNKSEDPSPGGLNSNLQSEKLVEDEIVHNDDSVGPGDLVKGVVGMSVEGETDAMVGSSIQKIPGSSYPPPPPPPMPSSVNSTFRRSPSADPVAIRIGPSRRPAALPGVSIRSPPTESRPSSPRSHCEGEGYNSADEQSPSFSLGYDDAEKERQFVIDLRRVKGLEVKKMLEDGNCLFRAVADQVYGDSDLYDSVRQMCIDYMERERDHFSQFITESFTPYCKRKRRDKVYGNNVEIQVLSEMYNRPIHIYSYSTEPINIFHRNYQTDEPPILLSYHRGNHYNSLVDPLRRTIGAGLGYSSLRGTDIDAGKIKAAIKAQQDQQIDNALLAEGRFYSDIELTEKEMERTVMEASRAEYLASNMLKQQVGPMESSTSGAEPSSSAARASGSVSRQEGERDQGSSPGLSSSSMQVLLSMGFSYLQVVEAFSIFGDDVDSMACYLIETSSSGRNKGKATEK; translated from the exons ATGACTCGGATTGTAGTGCAGCGAGGTTCTTCtggttcatcatcatcatcgtcatcatcatcatcatcatcatcgtcatcatcatcatcatcatccaacCAAAACAGATCATCAACATCACCACCTAGTCCATTGTCTTCTTTGGCTCCTCTGCAGTCACAAGCTTCTCCACAGTCACAAGCTACTGGCACTTCTTCGCAGTCACAAGCAACAGTGAAGGATGAAAATTTGGTAGAAGTGCAAGATCAGAATGTACTGGATGATTTGTCAGATCATTGTGCTGTTTCAGACAACAAAAGTGAGGATCCTTCTCCTGGAGGTTTGAACAGCAACCTGCAAAGTGAAAAATTGGTAGAGGATGAGATAGTGCATAATGATGATAGTGTAGGTCCCGGAGATTTGGTTAAAGGGGTAGTAGGGATGTCGGTGGAGGGGGAAACTGATGCAATGGTTGGAAGTTCTATCCAGAAGATCCCTGGCAGTTcatatccaccaccaccaccacctccaatGCCTTCCTCAGTGAACTCGACTTTTAGGAGATCTCCATCTGCAGACCCAGTTGCAATTAGAATAGGCCCATCCAGGAGACCTGCTGCATTGCCTGGTGTATCGATCAGATCACCGCCAACTGAATCTCGCCCATCTTCACCTCGGTCTCATTGCGAAGGTGAAGGATATAACAGTGCTGATGAGCAGAGCCCGAGCTTTAGTTTGGGCTATGATGATGCA GAAAAAGAACGCCAATTTGTGATTGATTTAAGGCGAGTGAAAGGCTTGGAAGTGAAAAAAATGTTAGAGGATGGGAACTGTCTTTTTCGTGCTGTTGCAGATCAAGTATATGGTGATTCAGATCTATATGATTCAGTTAGAcagatgtgcattgactatatg GAACGGGAAAGAGATCATTTCTCACAGTTCATAACAGAAAGTTTTACTCCCTATTGCAAGAGGAAAAGAAGAGATAAG gtCTATGGAAATAATGTGGAGATTCAGGTTTTATCAGAAATGTACAACCGGcctatacatatatattccTACAGCACAG AACCTATAAATATATTCCACCGAAATTACCAGACTGACGAGCCTCCAATACTGCTAAGCTACCACCGCGGAAATCACTACAATTCTCTTGTTGATCCACTTAGGCGGACCATTGGTGCTGGGCTTGGATATAGCTCCCTCCGAGGG ACGGACATCGATGCGGGTAAGATAAAGGCCGCAATCAAAGCTCAACAGGATCAACAAATTGATAAT GCACTTCTTGCTGAGGGACGCTTCTACTCGGACATTGAGCTGACTGAGAAGGAAATGGAACGCACGGTGATGGAAGCTTCAAGGGCAGAGTATCTAGCCAGTAATATGTTAAAGCAACAAGTCGGTCCTATGGAGTCCTCGACTTCTGGAGCTGAACCCTCATCCTCTGCAGCAA GAGCATCCGGAAGCGTCTCCAGGCAGGAGGGAGAGCGGGATCAGGGGTCCAGCCCAGGTCTGAGCAGCAGCAGCATGCAGGTGCTGCTATCTATGGGGTTCAGCTATCTGCAGGTGGTCGAGGCGTTTAGCATTTTTGGAGACGACGTTGATTCCATGGCCTGTTACCTGATTGAAACGAGCAGTAGTGGCAGAAATAAAGGCAAAGCAACCGAGAAATAA
- the LOC121811647 gene encoding NAC domain-containing protein 90-like: protein MEEMAMGFRFFPTEEELISFYLNKKLELEEDKTSNIHRVIPILDIYRLDPWQLPSHCGELCHGDTEQWFFFMPRQEREVHGGRPSRTTASGYWKATGSPSHVYSSENKVIGVKKSMVFYKGKAPTGRKTKWKMNEYRAIKEDPTSSTPILRHEMCLCRVYVVSGSSRAFDRRPTSVGETSSAGVV, encoded by the exons atggaAGAAATGGCAATGGGGTTTCGATTCTTCCCAACCGAAGAAGAACTCATCTCATTCTATCTCAACAAGAAGCTCGAATTAGAAGAGGACAAGACTAGCAACATTCATCGTGTGATACCGATCCTCGACATCTACCGCCTCGACCCGTGGCAACTCCCGT CTCACTGCGGGGAGCTGTGCCACGGGGACACGGAGCAGTGGTTCTTCTTCATGCCGCGGCAGGAGAGGGAGGTGCACGGGGGGAGGCCGAGCCGCACCACGGCCTCCGGGTACTGGAAGGCGACGGGGTCCCCGAGCCACGTCTATTCTTCGGAGAATAAGGTGATTGGGGTGAAGAAGAGCATGGTGTTCTACAAGGGGAAGGCTCCCACTGGGAGGAAGACTAAGTGGAAAATGAATGAATATAGGGCTATTAAGGAAGATCCTACTAGCTCGACGCCCATT TTGAGGCACGAAATGTGTTTGTGTCGGGTTTATGTCGTGTCGGGGAGCTCGAGGGCGTTCGATCGCCGCCCTACtagcgtgggggagacctcttCAGCCGGAGTTGTGTAG
- the LOC121811480 gene encoding uncharacterized protein LOC121811480, with protein sequence MEVQESLLDTLNLEDGQDVEMLDVEEGEFIEPFQGTRAGESSNVHVIQENQESNRQSSKQKKKCRFVLDACKRLREPKSYLMYTAVGCLGVEALSDLIKEVDVIQSCGGQKTSDGSRFRRSGGVLWNIIKTRDPNAYKEKRV encoded by the exons ATGGAAGTACAAGAAAGCTTGCTTGACACACTTAATCTTGAAGATGGCCAAGATGTTGAGATGCTTGATGTAGAAGAGGGTGAGTTCATTGAACCGTTTCAAGGGACTAGAGCCGGAGAAAGTTCTAATGTTCATGTTAttcaagaaaatcaagaatCTAACAGGCAGAGCTCAAAACAGAAGAAGAAGTGCAG GTTTGTTCTGGATGCATGCAAGCGTTTGCGAGAGCCAAAATCTTATCTTATGTACACTGCTGTTGGTTGTCTTGGAGTGGAAGCTTTGAGCGATCTTATCAAAGAG GTTGATGTGATCCAATCTTGTGGAGGTCAGAAGACCTCAGATGGCAGCCGATTCCGGAGAAGTGGTGGTGTATTATGGAATATAATCAAAACACGTGATCCAAATGCTTACAAAGAGAAGAGAGTTTGA